A region from the Polyangiaceae bacterium genome encodes:
- a CDS encoding OmpA family protein: MTTRSLSQIVYAKGSRVGWMPTFALAALALCCWSPNAQAQNIALDRFEPAPVGQTGFASVEPQVIGTLRPSFGLTLSYARRPLELVSRDETVGLVVDHQLQLHLGAALSLFDRVEVDVDAPATLSQGGEDPSLGAQNLTSPDGTSFNDVRLGAKVALFSDPKSPFSAALGLRTWLPSGNQDAFTGSGEVRYEPYVSVGARYEHVRWALNVGRRRQPEGSGLQQSTGSEFTARAGVWWVTDLWSAGPEVLFATAANGQTDAFSQTGTAGEALLGGHVFPLPDLDVGAAIGPGLTRGIGTPRYRALLSVSWSPGRAAAEEARKRRGQEPTQDSPAEPHIPTAIVEDEAKRDRDLDGLPDAEDACPDVPGEREPKGAKPGCPPDRDLDTIIDRDDACPDAAGVSSLDPEKHGCPSNKDGDAFIDSEDACPEEAGPDNSDPKLRGCPPAVRLEGKQIVILEQVQFKTGSDVILPESDSLLSQVAGVLNGHPEITRIAIDGHTDNVGQLKKNLALSRRRAASVLRWLVAHGVDERRLEARGFGPRRPIAPNATVEGRAKNRRVEFQILKRSASGESDWKDGNVETETKGAPAEPKAKK, from the coding sequence ATGACCACCCGTAGTCTTAGCCAAATAGTGTACGCCAAAGGAAGCCGTGTCGGCTGGATGCCGACGTTCGCGCTCGCAGCGCTAGCGCTCTGCTGCTGGAGCCCGAATGCGCAGGCTCAAAACATCGCACTCGATCGTTTCGAACCGGCCCCGGTAGGGCAAACCGGTTTTGCAAGCGTCGAGCCACAGGTGATCGGTACGCTGCGTCCAAGCTTCGGCCTGACGTTGTCCTACGCTCGTCGCCCGCTGGAACTAGTGAGTCGCGATGAGACAGTTGGACTGGTCGTAGACCATCAGCTGCAGCTGCACTTGGGCGCGGCGCTTTCCCTCTTCGATCGCGTGGAAGTCGACGTGGATGCTCCTGCGACCTTGAGTCAGGGCGGTGAAGATCCGAGCCTCGGCGCGCAGAACCTGACTTCGCCCGACGGAACGAGCTTCAACGACGTGCGCCTCGGCGCGAAGGTCGCGCTGTTCTCCGACCCCAAGAGCCCTTTTTCTGCAGCGCTTGGGCTGCGGACTTGGCTTCCGTCGGGCAATCAGGACGCGTTCACCGGCAGCGGCGAGGTGCGCTACGAACCTTATGTCAGCGTCGGAGCGCGCTACGAGCACGTGCGCTGGGCGTTGAATGTCGGCCGCAGACGACAGCCTGAAGGTTCGGGCCTACAGCAATCGACCGGCAGCGAGTTCACCGCGCGCGCGGGTGTGTGGTGGGTGACTGACCTTTGGTCCGCGGGTCCGGAGGTCTTGTTCGCGACCGCAGCCAACGGACAGACCGACGCGTTCTCCCAAACTGGGACGGCTGGGGAGGCTCTGCTCGGCGGCCATGTGTTTCCCCTTCCAGATCTCGACGTGGGCGCCGCGATCGGCCCAGGTCTCACGCGAGGGATCGGGACTCCGCGCTACCGCGCGTTGCTCAGCGTGAGTTGGTCCCCGGGGCGAGCCGCCGCAGAGGAGGCGCGGAAGCGCCGAGGTCAAGAACCAACGCAAGACAGCCCAGCGGAACCTCATATCCCCACGGCAATTGTCGAGGATGAGGCGAAGCGTGACCGTGACTTGGACGGGCTCCCCGACGCGGAGGACGCCTGCCCCGACGTTCCTGGCGAGCGCGAACCGAAGGGCGCCAAGCCCGGTTGCCCGCCAGACCGCGACCTGGACACCATCATCGACCGCGACGACGCCTGCCCTGACGCGGCCGGCGTGAGCAGCCTCGACCCCGAGAAGCACGGCTGCCCGTCAAACAAGGACGGCGATGCCTTCATCGACTCCGAAGACGCCTGCCCAGAAGAGGCAGGTCCAGACAACAGCGATCCCAAGTTGCGTGGCTGCCCGCCGGCTGTGCGCCTCGAGGGCAAACAGATCGTCATCCTCGAACAGGTCCAGTTCAAGACTGGCAGCGACGTGATCCTCCCGGAGAGCGATAGCTTGCTGAGTCAGGTGGCTGGGGTGCTCAACGGCCACCCAGAAATCACGCGCATCGCGATCGACGGCCACACGGACAACGTGGGACAGCTGAAGAAGAACCTGGCCCTGTCTCGACGACGCGCCGCAAGCGTGCTGCGCTGGCTGGTGGCTCATGGTGTGGATGAGCGACGCTTGGAGGCGCGCGGCTTCGGTCCCCGGCGCCCCATCGCCCCCAACGCCACGGTCGAAGGGCGCGCCAAGAACCGCCGCGTCGAGTTCCAGATCCTCAAGCGCAGCGCGAGCGGCGAGAGCGACTGGAAGGACGGCAACGTCGAGACGGAAACGAAAGGCGCTCCAGCCGAGCCGAAGGCGAAGAAGTGA
- a CDS encoding histidine phosphatase family protein — protein MSFAESAAMVRIAQPETLRDLRQIEAPRLVFMAHGLAENHGSRNLTTDGRVQVARVSASLRNRLLVDLDAILVSPLPRARQTALIVSHALRDPPLPIRVDERLALGDDGPADLMRSAQELARSDKAKLVVTCALEIELMACGLCAGTPGRRRIPSEATLPRGLAPGSVVALGLREGHWRISAILDGRAFF, from the coding sequence ATGAGCTTTGCTGAGAGCGCAGCGATGGTGCGGATTGCTCAACCTGAGACACTGCGTGACTTGCGGCAGATCGAAGCCCCAAGGCTGGTCTTCATGGCCCATGGACTGGCCGAAAACCATGGCTCGCGAAACCTCACGACCGACGGGCGGGTTCAAGTTGCCCGGGTGAGCGCGAGCTTGCGCAACCGCTTGTTGGTCGACCTGGACGCGATCCTCGTGAGCCCGCTACCCAGAGCACGTCAAACGGCGCTAATCGTGAGCCACGCTCTGCGTGACCCGCCGCTACCAATCCGCGTGGACGAGCGCCTGGCGCTTGGAGACGACGGACCTGCCGACTTGATGCGTTCGGCCCAAGAGCTTGCGCGGTCGGACAAAGCGAAGCTGGTCGTGACGTGTGCCCTAGAAATTGAGCTGATGGCTTGCGGCTTGTGCGCTGGTACTCCAGGACGACGGCGCATCCCCAGTGAAGCGACGTTGCCGCGCGGATTAGCTCCCGGGAGTGTGGTCGCCCTGGGGCTCCGAGAAGGACATTGGCGCATCTCGGCCATTCTCGACGGGCGCGCCTTCTTCTGA
- a CDS encoding sigma 54-dependent Fis family transcriptional regulator: MTIHATSPLERADRVEIETLAVEVIDGADVGLKVEADSEELTIGTAANNDLELSDPTVSGYHLELTQREDGIHLTDLGSTNGTFVGNIRIRNGIIPPGTTIQLGRTSIRVFDGTSTLVEVHGQNHLGDLFGQNAAMRRVMAKVQRVARANVPVLVIGESGTGKELVARALHDESERDSGPFVTVDCGALAPNLVASELFGHERGAFTGADRQHIGAFERANGGTLFLDEIGELPLDLQPQLLGALERRRFHRVGGRQEVSVDVRVVCATNRDLREEVNAGSFRMDLYYRVGVVVLRLPPLRERLDDLGLLIQHFLTEAGHQGALDDVAPENILMELQRHTWPGNVRELRNWVEATLAMGEAPELFRGDDSKAAPASFDHVLTLPYKDARGVVLQDFEAQYVKALFERSGGNVTHAARDARMDRSYLIKLLQRHGIK; encoded by the coding sequence GTGACCATCCACGCCACGTCGCCACTGGAGCGGGCCGATCGCGTCGAAATCGAAACCCTCGCCGTCGAGGTCATCGACGGCGCAGATGTGGGGCTCAAGGTGGAAGCCGACTCTGAGGAGTTGACCATCGGCACCGCCGCCAACAACGACCTGGAGCTGAGCGACCCAACCGTGTCTGGCTACCACCTCGAGCTGACCCAGCGCGAGGATGGCATCCACCTGACGGATCTTGGCTCGACCAACGGAACGTTCGTTGGCAACATCCGGATCCGCAACGGCATCATTCCGCCCGGAACCACGATTCAGCTCGGGCGCACCAGCATTCGCGTCTTCGACGGCACGAGTACGCTGGTCGAGGTTCACGGTCAGAATCACCTCGGCGACCTGTTCGGGCAAAACGCCGCCATGCGCCGCGTAATGGCGAAAGTCCAACGCGTGGCGCGCGCCAACGTCCCTGTACTGGTGATCGGCGAGTCAGGTACTGGCAAGGAGTTGGTGGCCCGCGCGTTGCACGACGAGAGCGAGCGCGACTCCGGCCCCTTCGTGACCGTCGACTGTGGTGCGCTGGCCCCGAACCTAGTTGCAAGCGAGCTGTTCGGCCATGAGCGCGGCGCTTTCACCGGCGCCGACCGCCAACACATTGGTGCGTTCGAGCGCGCCAACGGCGGCACGCTGTTCCTGGACGAGATTGGCGAGCTGCCGCTGGATCTCCAGCCTCAGCTCCTGGGCGCCCTGGAGCGCAGGCGTTTTCACCGCGTCGGCGGGCGACAAGAGGTCAGCGTTGACGTGCGTGTCGTTTGCGCGACGAACCGCGACCTGCGTGAAGAGGTCAACGCGGGCAGTTTCCGCATGGATCTCTACTATCGCGTCGGCGTGGTCGTGCTCCGCCTGCCACCCCTCCGGGAACGCTTGGACGACCTGGGACTCTTGATTCAGCACTTCTTGACCGAGGCAGGTCACCAAGGGGCCCTGGACGACGTCGCTCCGGAGAACATCCTCATGGAGCTTCAGCGTCACACCTGGCCAGGTAATGTGCGCGAGCTCCGCAACTGGGTCGAAGCGACCCTCGCGATGGGCGAAGCGCCGGAGCTGTTTCGTGGGGACGACTCGAAAGCCGCCCCGGCGAGCTTCGATCACGTGCTGACACTCCCCTATAAGGACGCGCGGGGAGTGGTGCTGCAGGACTTCGAAGCGCAGTACGTGAAGGCGCTCTTCGAAAGGTCAGGGGGAAACGTCACCCACGCGGCGCGAGACGCCCGAATGGACCGCTCGTACCTGATCAAGCTCTTGCAGCGTCACGGCATCAAGTAG
- a CDS encoding PQQ-binding-like beta-propeller repeat protein, which translates to MMQPPNIDYGTFPCPSCGAAQPGSIPAGTPFPCWQCKHQLVAPAGSGPTAAQAAEYMNWALQHGNTAAAQAAAQAPAQDPARANFSNTSEQVLIRTAQGRYLIMGSHVDASGQWCIRAQDAASGAIAWETPREYYFQSCPGLNQLGERGGVLFLAQSGTLTAWDAETGRMYWKSQLGQEVETRSDIEHGDYLDLMLLSGGTVVLRTTQEEAMGVSLQNGQVLWRRPCDSRLQTTGSLAVLRSEDGVELIDAQGQVAARFERSSGARGAVVAGGYVAVNVDSYNGVDGDEGLLILNGENGQVLNYFSTPKLNPDIWGDHTALVAGQLAYLASTNFGVSMLYLFDPRSQAPSTEPGFFAKFFGGQRKCWAREFTGPKLNLNHMKATQDTLVVSGNDPNGGPWQLIAYEPSGLSIRHQSGPLPFDESDAYEAVGQQYFAYRVAANSELNRYELRVVHSASGQQWTKEIEYWRAHYFVQAANGAEHLVVYHDTSISVFNAQDGSLVGGYPKA; encoded by the coding sequence ATGATGCAACCCCCGAACATCGATTACGGCACGTTTCCCTGTCCGAGCTGCGGCGCGGCCCAGCCCGGTAGCATACCAGCCGGTACCCCGTTCCCCTGCTGGCAGTGCAAACACCAGCTGGTCGCCCCAGCGGGGAGCGGTCCAACCGCTGCGCAAGCGGCGGAATACATGAACTGGGCGCTGCAGCACGGGAACACCGCGGCAGCACAGGCCGCTGCGCAAGCTCCAGCTCAGGACCCAGCGCGGGCGAACTTCAGCAACACGTCGGAGCAGGTCTTGATCCGCACGGCACAAGGACGCTACCTCATCATGGGTTCGCACGTCGATGCGTCCGGTCAGTGGTGCATCCGCGCTCAAGACGCGGCCAGCGGGGCGATCGCCTGGGAGACGCCTCGGGAATACTACTTCCAGAGCTGCCCGGGTCTGAATCAACTCGGCGAACGTGGAGGCGTACTCTTCTTGGCTCAGAGCGGCACGCTCACCGCCTGGGATGCGGAGACTGGCCGCATGTACTGGAAGTCTCAGCTTGGGCAGGAGGTCGAGACTCGAAGCGACATCGAGCACGGGGACTACCTGGATCTGATGCTGCTGAGCGGCGGCACCGTCGTGCTGCGCACGACGCAGGAAGAGGCCATGGGGGTGAGTCTGCAGAATGGACAGGTGCTGTGGCGCCGTCCTTGCGATTCGAGGTTGCAGACGACGGGGTCCCTCGCAGTGCTTCGCTCCGAGGATGGCGTGGAGCTGATCGACGCCCAGGGACAGGTCGCAGCGCGTTTCGAAAGGTCATCGGGCGCTCGCGGTGCCGTCGTCGCAGGAGGCTACGTGGCTGTCAATGTCGACAGCTACAACGGAGTAGACGGCGACGAGGGCCTGCTGATCCTCAACGGCGAAAACGGACAAGTCCTCAACTACTTTTCCACACCGAAACTCAATCCGGATATCTGGGGCGACCACACCGCGCTAGTTGCTGGCCAACTTGCCTACCTCGCCTCGACAAACTTCGGCGTGTCCATGCTTTACCTCTTCGATCCACGGAGTCAGGCGCCGAGCACCGAGCCGGGATTCTTCGCGAAGTTCTTCGGTGGCCAGCGCAAGTGTTGGGCGCGTGAGTTCACCGGCCCGAAGTTGAACCTAAACCACATGAAAGCGACCCAGGACACACTGGTCGTCAGCGGCAACGATCCCAACGGCGGTCCCTGGCAGCTCATCGCCTACGAACCGAGCGGGCTAAGCATCCGGCATCAGTCGGGTCCGCTGCCCTTCGACGAGAGCGATGCCTACGAAGCGGTCGGTCAGCAGTACTTCGCGTACCGCGTTGCTGCGAACTCTGAGCTCAACCGTTACGAACTCAGAGTCGTCCACAGCGCGTCAGGTCAGCAGTGGACGAAGGAGATCGAGTACTGGCGCGCACACTACTTCGTGCAAGCGGCGAACGGAGCAGAGCACCTCGTCGTGTACCACGACACGAGCATCAGCGTGTTCAACGCCCAGGATGGCTCCCTGGTAGGCGGCTACCCGAAGGCTTAG
- the ltrA gene encoding group II intron reverse transcriptase/maturase — MRSEEVRPAAKRTARPGTRDLLEEALRRPNLQAALARVRKNKGSPGVDGMTVDELPNYLQAEWMHIRTELLEGSYRPQPVKKQLIPKSNGGTRELGIPTVLDRFIQQALLQVLQPLLDPSFSPHSYGFRPGRSAHQAVKAACRFVQEGRRIVVDVDLSKFFDRVNHDVLMGRLAKRVADRRLLGLIRHYLNAGILDGGVVMARHEGTPQGGPLSPLLANLLLDEVDQELARRGHAFARYADDCNVYVRSKRAGERVMQLLRRLYGGLRLQINEEKSAIAPASRRQFLGFSPWYSKGGEVRCRVADKAIKAMKDRVRQLTKRTRGRSLQQIATDLRSYLQGWKAYFRLAGTPRRFSDLDEWIRHRLRAVQLKQWKRGKTIYPELIRRGLSPEQARRVARNATRWWHNSGMLLNLALPNSLFDKLGVPRLAT, encoded by the coding sequence TTGCGGAGCGAGGAAGTGCGACCGGCGGCGAAACGCACCGCGCGCCCAGGTACGCGCGACTTGCTGGAAGAGGCGCTTCGGCGTCCCAACCTGCAAGCCGCACTAGCGAGAGTCAGGAAGAACAAAGGGAGTCCAGGCGTCGATGGGATGACGGTGGATGAGCTTCCGAATTACCTGCAAGCGGAGTGGATGCATATCCGTACGGAGCTGCTTGAGGGTAGTTACCGGCCGCAGCCGGTGAAGAAGCAGCTCATTCCCAAGAGCAACGGTGGGACACGGGAGCTCGGTATCCCGACCGTACTCGACCGCTTCATCCAGCAGGCGTTGCTGCAAGTGCTGCAACCGCTACTCGATCCGAGCTTCTCGCCTCACAGCTACGGCTTCCGACCTGGACGGAGTGCGCATCAAGCGGTGAAAGCCGCGTGCCGCTTCGTGCAGGAAGGTCGCCGGATCGTCGTGGACGTCGATCTGTCGAAGTTTTTCGACCGAGTGAATCACGACGTGCTGATGGGGCGTCTAGCGAAGCGAGTTGCGGATCGGCGCTTGCTTGGACTCATCCGTCACTACCTCAACGCGGGGATCCTCGACGGTGGGGTGGTGATGGCGCGACACGAAGGCACACCGCAAGGGGGTCCTCTGTCGCCGTTGCTTGCGAATCTTCTGCTCGATGAAGTGGATCAGGAGCTGGCGCGCCGCGGCCATGCGTTTGCCCGCTACGCCGATGACTGCAACGTCTACGTGCGGTCCAAGCGAGCCGGCGAACGGGTGATGCAGCTGCTCCGCCGTCTCTACGGTGGGCTCCGCCTCCAAATCAACGAGGAGAAGAGCGCCATCGCGCCAGCCAGCCGAAGGCAATTTCTTGGGTTTTCCCCATGGTATTCCAAGGGTGGCGAGGTGCGCTGTCGCGTTGCAGACAAAGCCATCAAGGCGATGAAGGATCGAGTCCGGCAGCTCACGAAACGCACCCGCGGACGGAGCCTGCAACAGATCGCGACAGACCTACGGAGCTACCTCCAAGGCTGGAAGGCCTACTTCCGCCTCGCCGGCACGCCTCGACGGTTTAGCGATCTGGACGAATGGATCCGGCATCGCCTACGGGCCGTGCAACTCAAGCAATGGAAGCGAGGCAAGACAATCTACCCGGAGCTGATCAGGCGGGGACTCTCGCCAGAGCAGGCCCGCCGCGTCGCCCGAAACGCGACCCGGTGGTGGCACAACTCGGGAATGCTGCTCAACCTCGCCCTTCCAAACTCGCTCTTCGACAAGCTGGGAGTCCCCCGGCTCGCGACGTAA
- a CDS encoding HAMP domain-containing protein, with amino-acid sequence MSLRIKLALLLALVALVPTTLASQLLLSVNRDAVQNSERQLQSSVVAEVTGLTTRSLERGERDLLTVAGVVSKTAADPKLLESSLRPVLENSRDLSGVRLEVPSAKVSHVLSRIKGSGVEPPKSTAELRKQADEHGTAFRVENGQAVMVAKVPKVADDGADAYVCARVDLSPLREQLTTLAEMRFEGQGTHIMLVDQDRHLIAGHGIELAEGADVSALPVWAPLSQHRSGLARVGIVEEFDAQGESWVGGLETVPDLGWTVALWRPQAEAYLSLSLMRERGLMVAGISAALALLLGFLGGSALARPIRSLVDVTRRIARRAWGELEKPNPRGDELGQLQGSIYHMAGELKASEEQIAKDARLRGDLGRFLSGELVDAIVKGEHSLALGGERREVSIVFADVVAFTPLAESRPAEEVVALLNELFSVLTEIVFRHHGTVDKFIGDCIMAVWGAPVAQADHADRALAAAEDMLHFLETANQGWREKYGVEVRLGIGVNSGEAIVGNIGSDKRMEYTVVGDVVNVAARLESIAKPNQILVAQSCADQSSAPELLRDLGEHDLMGRHQAVRVFELTWD; translated from the coding sequence CTGTCGCTGCGCATCAAGCTCGCGCTGTTACTCGCCTTGGTAGCGCTCGTGCCGACGACGCTGGCGAGTCAGCTCCTGCTCAGCGTCAACCGGGACGCAGTCCAGAACAGCGAACGTCAGCTCCAGAGCTCAGTCGTCGCGGAGGTGACCGGCCTCACCACGCGCAGCCTGGAGCGCGGCGAACGGGATCTGCTCACCGTCGCAGGCGTCGTGTCCAAGACCGCCGCAGACCCCAAGCTACTGGAGAGCAGCCTGCGTCCGGTGCTGGAAAACAGCCGAGATCTCAGCGGTGTGCGCCTCGAGGTGCCCAGCGCGAAGGTGAGTCACGTGCTCTCGCGCATCAAGGGCTCCGGGGTGGAACCCCCAAAGTCCACGGCCGAGCTGCGCAAGCAGGCGGATGAGCACGGCACTGCTTTCCGCGTAGAAAATGGTCAAGCGGTGATGGTCGCGAAAGTGCCAAAGGTCGCAGACGACGGGGCCGACGCCTACGTCTGTGCGCGCGTGGACCTCTCGCCACTCCGAGAGCAGCTCACGACCCTGGCGGAGATGCGCTTCGAGGGCCAAGGCACACACATCATGCTGGTCGATCAAGATCGCCACTTGATCGCAGGTCACGGCATCGAGCTCGCAGAGGGCGCGGATGTGTCGGCGCTCCCCGTGTGGGCCCCCCTCAGTCAACACCGCTCTGGCTTGGCGCGGGTCGGTATCGTGGAGGAGTTCGACGCCCAGGGTGAGAGCTGGGTCGGCGGCCTCGAGACCGTACCCGACCTCGGCTGGACCGTCGCGCTCTGGCGCCCCCAAGCCGAAGCCTATTTGAGCCTGAGCCTGATGCGCGAACGCGGCCTGATGGTCGCGGGGATCAGCGCGGCGTTGGCGCTACTCCTTGGGTTCTTGGGCGGCAGCGCGCTGGCGCGCCCGATACGTTCCTTGGTCGACGTCACACGGCGCATCGCGCGGCGCGCGTGGGGGGAGCTCGAGAAACCGAATCCGCGCGGAGATGAGCTCGGGCAGCTCCAGGGCTCGATCTACCACATGGCCGGCGAGCTCAAGGCGAGCGAAGAGCAGATCGCCAAGGACGCGCGCTTGCGTGGTGACCTCGGTCGCTTTCTATCTGGAGAGCTCGTAGACGCAATCGTCAAAGGCGAGCACTCGCTCGCACTGGGTGGTGAGCGTCGCGAGGTGAGCATCGTGTTCGCCGACGTCGTCGCCTTCACACCCCTCGCGGAGAGCCGCCCGGCGGAGGAAGTGGTGGCGCTGCTCAATGAGCTCTTCAGCGTGTTGACGGAGATCGTCTTCCGGCACCACGGCACCGTCGACAAGTTCATCGGCGACTGCATCATGGCGGTGTGGGGCGCTCCCGTGGCTCAAGCAGATCACGCGGATCGCGCGCTCGCCGCAGCGGAGGACATGCTGCACTTTCTCGAGACGGCCAATCAGGGTTGGCGTGAGAAGTACGGCGTTGAGGTGCGCTTGGGTATCGGCGTGAACTCCGGGGAGGCCATCGTGGGCAACATCGGCAGCGACAAGCGCATGGAGTACACGGTGGTCGGCGACGTCGTGAACGTTGCCGCGCGGTTAGAGTCCATTGCGAAGCCGAACCAGATACTGGTCGCTCAGTCCTGTGCGGATCAAAGCAGCGCGCCCGAGTTGCTGCGCGACCTGGGGGAGCATGACCTGATGGGGCGCCATCAGGCAGTGCGCGTCTTCGAACTCACCTGGGACTGA